In Tenrec ecaudatus isolate mTenEca1 chromosome 4, mTenEca1.hap1, whole genome shotgun sequence, a single window of DNA contains:
- the SLC22A12 gene encoding solute carrier family 22 member 12: MTFAELLDRVGGLGRFQVLQMVALVVPIMWVTTHGMLENFAGAIPSHRCWVPLLDNNTTQASAPGPLGPEALLTVSIPPGPNRKPHPCLRFHHPQWQLLDPNATATNWSEAATEPCMDGWVYDRSTFVSTIVTQWDLVCDSQALRPMAQSIYLAGILVGAAVCGHASDRFGRRLVLTWNYLQLALAGTAAAFAPTFSVYCLLRFLLAFAVAGIMMNTATLMMEWTSSAARPLAMTLNSLGFSFGHALMATVAYTVRDWPMLQLAVSAPFFLSFLYSWWLAESARWLLITGRVARGLQELQKVANINRKKAEREELTMEGVLSAMQEELSAGQARVNVSALLLTPGLRQRTCLSTLCWFAFGFTFYGLAMDLQALGSNIFLLQVLIGVVDIPAKIGTLLLLNHLGRRPSQAGSLVLAGLCILANTLVPYEMGALRSALAVLGLGAVGAAFTCISVYSGELFPTVLRMTAVGLGQMAARMGAILGPLVRLMGRLSPSLPLLVYGTVPLLAGLAALLLPETRSMPLPDTIQDVQSQ; the protein is encoded by the exons ATGACGTTTGCTGAACTCTTGGATCGGGTGGGTGGCCTGGGCAGGTTCCAGGTGCTCCAGATGGTGGCCCTGGTGGTCCCCATCATGTGGGTCACCACCCATGGCATGTTGGAGAACTTCGCAGGAGCCATACCCAGCCACCGCTGCTGGGTGCCCCTTCTGGACAACAACACGACCCAGGCCAGTGCCCCTGGGCCCCTGGGCCCCGAGGCCCTGCTGACCGTCTCCATCCCACCTGGTCCCAACCGAAAGCCCCACCCGTGTCTCCGCTTCCACCACCCGCAGTGGCAGCTCCTGGACCCTAACGCCACGGCCACCAACTGGAGCGAGGCCGCCACGGAGCCGTGCATGGACGGCTGGGTCTACGACCGAAGTACCTTCGTCTCCACCATCGTCACCCAG TGGGACCTGGTCTGTGACTCCCAGGCCTTGAGGCCCATGGCGCAGTCCATCTACCTGGCTGGGATCCTGGTGGGGGCCGCTGTGTGTGGCCACGCCTCCGACCG GTTCGGACGCAGGCTGGTGCTGACCTGGAATTACCTTCAGCTGGCCCTGGCAGGCACGGCGGCCGCCTTTGCGCCCACCTTCTCGGTGTACTGCCTGCTCCGGTTCCTGCTGGCCTTTGCCGTGGCGGGCATCATGATGAACACGGCCACCCTCA TGATGGAGTGGACGTCATCGGCAGCCCGGCCCTTGGCAATGACCTTGAACTCCCTGGGCTTCAGCTTCGGCCACGCCCTGATGGCCACCGTGGCCTACACTGTGCGAGACTGGCCCATGCTGCAGCTGGCTGTCTCCGCCCCCTTCTTCCTCAGCTTCCTGTACTCCTG GTGGCTAGCAGAGTCGGCACGCTGGCTTCTCATCACAGGCAGGGTGGCCCGGGGCCTGCAGGAGCTGCAGAAGGTGGCCAACATCAACAGGAAGAAGGCCGAGAGGGAAGAACTGACCATGGAG GGCGTGCTCTCTGCCATGCAGGAGGAACTGAGTGCAGGCCAGGCCCGGGTCAACGTCAGTGCGCTACTCCTCACCCCAGGCCTTCGCCAGCGAACCTGCCTCTCCACGCTGTGCTG gttTGCTTTCGGCTTCACCTTCTACGGCCTGGCCATGGACCTACAGGCACTAGGCAGCAACATCTTCCTGCTCCAGGTCCTCATTGGGGTGGTGGACATTCCAGCCAAGATAGGCACCCTGTTGCTGCTGAACCACCTGGGTCGCCGCCCCTCCCAGGCAGGGTCCCTGGTGCTGGCAGGTCTCTGCATCCTGGCCAACACACTGGTGCCCTATG AGATGGGGGCGCTGCGCTCCGCGCTGGCCGTGCTCGGGCTGGGCGCGGTGGGCGCGGCCTTCACCTGCATCTCAGTCTACAGCGGGGAGCTCTTCCCGACTGTACTCAG GATGACGGCGGTGGGCCTGGGCCAGATGGCGGCCCGTATGGGCGCCATCCTGGGTCCCCTGGTCCGGCTGATGGGCAGGCTGAGCCCCTCGCTGCCACTGCTGGTGTACGGGACCGTGCCCTTGCTGGCCGGCCTGGCCGCGCTGCTGCTGCCTGAGACCCGGAGCATGCCGCTACCAGACACCATCCAGGATGTGCAGAGCCAGTGA